The Helianthus annuus cultivar XRQ/B chromosome 16, HanXRQr2.0-SUNRISE, whole genome shotgun sequence genome includes a window with the following:
- the LOC118488057 gene encoding uncharacterized protein LOC118488057 — protein MMNSCECCGLYVNDCVCGHKSIRSDWSWVSDDDDTNIGIRAKGLTGTGRNCDQGENRIGGNKGKSVMTDFGDDVFVRSGECGRAAEADEYAQGKPTMRTGVSPMKKFPKKVFRGGFTKKNGKKPNASVGRPRKPGVRCFKCKKFGHIASICPSKYIILSPLPVENDYIVKDTCGGKWDSIWVVDPTFKTHMTGNRSLFKCFKRHFGVVTNESKKDVSFVHGIGEVRVPVDGKDKTIPCVSYAPKLDRNVLSLEQLLFQGIETVTMGEKCVLKKMFGCRSKGYDIYEDKSETDLEQDYLDAFYDNLGVDNGYKEEKEKFQECLGDYYEREFEKSKNKKKVYDERPSARKVVYSKKAKKALMIYLEGEKDNPRQSRQMLRERAITLSQLEEDVVERGLIMESCIEPGDLITLHEEIKKHPRFFDTPFEEILVWFITNFLGIVCEKAMPPKLIDGRDVSLILLHRIVKHNGGFDEIMAKDKWGEISVKYGYDKDDAYEMKVAYVYYLELAEWYFDYIKKERAREKVGMAESSSNCGWIEDSSDDDVVVKIEVTNNRKE, from the coding sequence ATGATGAATTCGTGTGAGTGTTGTGGTTTGTACGTGAATGATTGTGTTTGTGGTCACAAGTCCATCCGTTCCGattggtcctgggtttccgatgatgatgataccaacattggtatcagagccaaaggtttaaCAGGAACCGGAAGGAATTGTGATCAAGGAGAGAACCGAATCGGTGGAAACAAGGGGAAATCGGTTATGACCGATTTCGGTGATGATGTGTTTGTTCGTAGTGGAGAGTGCGGCCGGGCGGCGGAAGCGGATGAGTACGCGCAGGGGAAGCCAACCATGCGGACCGGGGTATCACCAATGAAAAAGTTTCCAAAGAAGGTATTCAGAGGGGGTTTCACGAAGAAGAACGGGAAGAAACCCAACGCATCAGTGGGTAGGCCAAGAAAACCGGGGGTTCGGTGTTTCAAGTGCAAGAAGTTTGGCCACATCGCGTCAATTTGCCCTAGTAAGTATATTATACTATCACCTTTACCAGTCGAGAATGATTATATTGTAAAGGATACTTGCGGGGGTAAATGGGATTCAATCTGGGTTGTGGATCCCACGTTTAAGACGCACATGACGGGAAATCGTAGTTTGTTCAAGTGTTTTAAAAGACACTTCGGGGTTGTAACGAATGAAAGCAAGAAGGATGTTTCGTTTGTTCATGGAATTGGTGAAGTAAGGGTGCCGGTGGACGGCAAGGATAAGACAATTCCGTGTGTTAGTTACGCACCAAAACTTGACAGGAATGTTCTAAGTTTGGAACAACTCCTGTTTCAAGGAATCGAGACGGTTACTATGGGTGAAAAGTGCGTATTGAAGAAGATGTTCGGTTGTCGATCAAAGGGTTACGACATATACGAAGACAAGTCGGAAACCGACTTGGAACAAGATTATCTTGACGCCTTTTATGATAATCTTGGGGTCGACAATGGGTATaaggaagaaaaagaaaagtttcaAGAATGTTTAGGCGATTACTATGAGCGAgaatttgaaaagtcaaaaaataaaaagaaagtgtATGACGAACGCCCAAGTGCAAGGAAAGTCGTGTACTCGAAAAAGGCAAAGAAAGCTTTAATGATTTATCTCGAAGGCGAGAAGGATAATCCACGCCAATCAAGGCAAATGCTTCGGGAACGGGCAATAACTCTCTCTCAACTCGAGGAGGATGTTGTAGAAAGGGGGTTAATCATGGAAAGCTGCATTGAACCAGGGGATCTAATCACACTACACGAAGAAATCAAGAAGCACCCAAGATTCTTCGACACACCGTTTGAAGAAATCTTAGTTTGGTTCATCACGAACTTTCTTGGAATTGTTTGTGAGAAGGCAATGCCACCGAAGTTAATTGATGGTCGTGATGTTAGCCTCATACTACTACACCGCATCGTGAAGCACAACGGTGGGTTTGATGAGATAATGGCAAAAGACAAATGGGGCGAGATATCGGTGAAGTATGGTTACGACAAGGACGACGCTTATGAAATGAAGGTTGCATACGTTTACTATCTAGAGTTGGCCGAATGGTACTTTGATTACATCAAGAAGGAGCGTGCAAGAGAAAAAGTTGGAATGGCCGAGAGCTCGAGCAATTGCGGATGGATCGAAGATTCAAGTGATGATGACGTGGTGGTGAAGATCGAAGTCACCAACAACCGCAAGGAGTAA
- the LOC110918226 gene encoding anther-specific protein SF2-like — protein sequence MANNSVSYLVLLLLVFVLAISESAPVQYCDRVTNLYHEKCDEKQCTEHCKTNEKAESGYCLVVEKQQLSICSFDCAKYKPSTPAPPPPPPKLFYSGSWLQAKVENVMLPGQKNMNCTQCPK from the exons ATGGCGAACAATTCAGTTTCTTACTTAGTATTGCTTTTGCTCGTCTTCGTTCTTGCAATATCAG AAAGCGCACCGGTACAATATTGCGACAGGGTAACCAACCTTTATCATGAAAAGTGTGACGAGAAGCAGTGTACTGAACACTGCAAGACAAATGAGAAGGCAGAATCAGGATACTGCCTCGTAGTTGAAAAGCAACAACTTAGCATATGCAGCTTCGATTGTGCCAAGTATAAACCGAGTACTCCggctccacctccacctccaccaaaGCTCTTCTATTCTGGTTCATGGTTGCAGGCCAAAGTCGAGAATGTGATGCTTCCTGGGCAAAAGAATATGAATTGCACACAATGTCCCAAATAA